GCCAGCGACGCGTCCGGGTCGTCGTGCGGGAGGAAGCTGGTGTGAATGGTGATGTCCATGGCGATGACGCTAGGTGAGGCTCTGCGCCGGCGCTTCTCGATTCCTGACCGGTCGGGAAACCTGCTTCTCGACGCACGACGGGATGCCCGCCGTCGGAGGCGGCTCCTGGCGTCGGTAGGCGCTCGGCGGCACGCCCACCAGCTCGGTGAAGCGGGTGCTGAAGGTGCCGAGCGACGAGCAGCCGACCGCGAAGCAGACCTCCGTGACGCTGAGGTCGCCACGACGCAGCAGCGCCATCGCGCGCTCGATGCGCCGTGTCATCAGGTACGAGTACGGTGACTCCCCGTAAGCGCGTCGGAACTGGCGGCTGAGGTGCCCGGCCGACACGTTCACGCCTCGGGCCAGCGCCTCGACGTCCAGCGGCTGCGCGTAGTCCCGATCGATCCGGTCGCGGACGCGTCGCAGCAGCGCTAGGTCGCGCAGGTGCTGCGTCGCGGCTGGTGTGCTGGTCACCTGCTCGATCGTGCCACAGAGGACCATCCGGAGCAGGGTCTTTGAACGGCGGATATGAGGTTTCCTCTGTCTGATCGGGGGTGGCAGGCTGCCAGATCGTGATCACACGTGAGTTGGTGCTCATCGGCGGCGGCGCCGGGGTGGGCAAGTCGAGCGTCGGCTGGGAGTTCTCCCACCTGCTCCAGTCGCGGGGGACGGCGCACTGCCTGGTCGAGGGGGACTTCCTGGACCAGATCCACCCGGCGCCCGCCGACGACCCGCACCGCACCGGGATCACCGAGCGCAACCTGGCGGCGGTCTGGTCCAACTACGCGGCCCTTGGCCGGCGGCGACTCGTCTACACGAACACGGTCAGCGTGGTGGAGGAGGAGATGATCCGGCGTGCGATGGGACCGGGGGACATCCGGTCCACGTGCGTGCTGCTCACCGCCGATGAGGCGACGATCCGCGAACGCCTCGCCCGCCGGGAGATCGGCTCCCAACTCGCGCCGCACATCGAGCGGAGCGTCACGATGGCCCGCCTACTGGCCGACGAAGCCCCACCGCACACCGTGCGCATCGCGACGGACGGCAAGTCGGTCGGGGAAATCGCCCAAGAGGTGCTGCTGGCCACCGGCTGGTGACGCTCACCGGAGCTGTTCGCGCCGGGCGGCGCCTTTCGGGGTGAAGGCGAACCCGTCGGCGAACGACGCGCCGCCGCAGCGTGCCGCGAGAAGCAGTGGTTCGGCGTGCACGGGCGGCCAGGCGGGGCTGGCACCGGGCTCGCTGCCGTTCCAGAGGTGGAAGAAGACGAGCGGGTCGTCGGGGCACGCCGTGCCGTAGGCGAGGGTCTTCGGGTAGTACGGGTTCGAACCGCCCAGCAGCGCCGAGGGTGGCCCGAACGCCGCGACGACGTCGCTGTGGGTGCGGTCGTGGGTGGACCAGTCCCGGAAGATGTCGCGGAGGTGGCTGTACTCCCGCGCCGACAGCTCGCGGTCCAAAACCAGCCAGGCGTGGCGGTGGGCGATCTCGGCGTAGACCGAGGACATGACGCCGTCGTGCCGCTCGCCCATGACCTGCTCGACCGCGCCGCTCACGCCGGTGGGGAGGGACGCGGACCTCGCGCGCAGGGCGTCCTGGTCGGCCGTCCAGGACTCCGCGCGGTCGTCGGTGAACGCCATCGCGTCGAAGTACAGCCACAGCGCGAACTCCCCGCCGTACATCCCCGGTCGGCGGACGGCGGAGTTCAGATTCCCGAGTAGGTACGCGCGGACGTCGTCCACCGTGCGGCGTGGACCGCTCACGGCACGGAAGGCGGCAGGTCGAACGCCGGGAAGTGCTCGGGGCCGACGAACGATGTGACCTCGGAGATCCGGTCGTCCCGCAGCGTCAGCACGTTGATCGCCCACGCCAGGTGCGTCCCGGCGCCCTCGTCCCACATGTAGCAGCCGACGGCGGGCTGGCCGTTCGCGCTGGTGGCGATGTGCCGCCACGCCTCGCAGCCGCCGATCGGAACCCGCACGACGAAGTCCGCCACCGCCTCGATGCCGCGGTACCAGTGCGGCAGCGGGGGCATCGACCAGGTGACGTCCTCGGTCAGCAGCGCGACCAGGGCGTCCGCGTCGCCGCGTTCCAGCGCGGTGGAGAAGCTGGTCACCACCTGCCGCAGGCGGGCGTCGCCGATCCGCCGCAACGTCTGCTGCTGCGTGCGCGACGGGACCTTCTCCGTGACGATCCGGCGAGCCCGCGCGAGCGCCGAGTTCACCGACGTGGTCGAGGTGTTCATCATGGCCGCGATCTCCGCCACCGAGAACCCCAGCACCTCGAACAGCAGCAACGCCGCCCGCTGGTTGCCCGGCAGGTGCTGCAACGCCGCGACGAACGCCAGCTCGACCGACTCGCGCTGCGTGTAACTGCCGTCCGGCAGCCCCGAGTCCGGGTACGGCCCGAGCCAGGCGACGTCCGTCGACGGCGCGTCCCCGATCATCGCCCGTTCACTGGACGGCCCGAGATCGACCGGCATGGCCCGCCGTCCCCGGCTCTCGACGGTGTCCAGGCACGTTCGGGTCGCCACCGTGTACAGCCACGAGCGCAGCGAGCTGCGCCCCTCGAACCGGGCCAGCCCCCGCCACGCCCGCAGCAGCGCGTCCTGGAGGGCGTCGTCCGCGTCGTGGGTGGAGCCGAGCATGCGGTAGCAGTGGGCGTGGAGCTCCCTGCGCAACGGTTCCACCAGGCGGGTGAACGCGTCGCCGTCACCCTCCTGTGCCCGCGTCAGATCGGGCGCCGCGGAACTCGTCGGGAAAACTTCGCTCACGAGCGACGATTCTGCCCCACTTCGGGAGTCACTACCGGCGATCGAGCACTTCAGACCCGTTCCAGGAGGATCCCGATGACCCAGAGCGCCACCATCGACACCCTGCGCGTTCCAGACGCGCTGCTGCACTACGAGGTGCGGGGCCACGGGCCTCTCGTGGTGCTCGTGGCCGCCCCGATGGACGCCAGGTCGTTCGAGCCGCTGGCCGACCTGCTCGCGGTCGACCACACCGTGCTCACCACCGACCCGCGCGGCATCAACCGGAGCAAGGTGGACGACCCGGACCGCGACGCGACGCCGGAGCTGCGCGCCGACGACCTGGCCCGGCTCATCACCCACCTCGACGCCGGCCCGGCGGCGGTCCTGGGCTCCAGCGGCGGCGCGGTCAGCGTGCTGGCCCTCGCGCAGGCGCACCCCGAGCTGCTGCACACCGTGATCTCGCACGAGCCGCCGCTGGACCGGCTGGTGGAGGACGGCGAGCAGCTGCTCGCGCAGACCGACGAGATGATCGCCACCTACCTGGCCGGCGACACCATGGGCGCGTGGAAGCGGTTCATGACCATCGCCAACATCCAGATGCCCGACGAGGTCATCGAGCACATGTTCGGCGGTGAACGCGACCCGCAGGACGTCGCCGACGAGCACTTCCAGTACGCGCACATGCTCCGGCCGACTGTTCAGTGGATGCCGGACTTCGACGCGCTGCGTTCGGCGGGTGCCCGGATCGTGGTCGGCATCGGCGAGGACTCGGGGGAGGAGCTGTGCGAGCGCACGTCGATCGCGCTCGCCAAGGGACTCGGCATCGAGCCCACCAGGTTCCCCGGCGGCCACATCGGTTTCGCGGAGGACCCGGAGCGGTTCGCCGCCCGGATGCGCGAGGTCGTCCAGTCGGACTAGGCGGTGAGCCGGCGGTGGTAGGCCAGGACGGACAGCCCGGTCAGGACAGCCCGGCTAGGCGGTGGGCCGGCGGTGGTAGGCCAGGACGGACAGCCCGGTCAGGACAGCCCGGCTAGGCGGTGGGCCGGCGGTGGTAGGCCAGGACGGACAGCCCGGTCAGGACAACCCGGCTAGGCGGTGAGCCGGCGGTGGTCGACCAGGACCGACAGGCCGGCCACCGCCAACCCGGCCAGGCTCAACGCCACGCCCACCCACGCGGTGGAGGTGAAGCCCCAGCCCGCGCCGATGGCCAGACCGCCCAGCCACGCGCCCGCGCCGTTGGCGATGTTCAACGCCGAGTGGTTGGACGACGACGCCAGCGACGGCGCGTCGGGTGAGGCGTCCATCAGCCGGACCTGGAGTGCCGACGCCAGGATCTGCGACACCAGCCCGAGCAGGAACACCGTCCCGAACGCCATCACCGGGGAGGTGGCGGTCAGCGCGAACAGCACCAGCACGACCGTCACCGCGGACATGGCGCCGAACACCGTGCCCATGACCGACCAGTCCACGAACCGCCCGCCGACCGTGGCGCCGATCGTCATGCCGAGCCCGAACACGGCCAGGATCCACGGCACGGCGGCCGACGACAGGCCGGTGACCTCGGTGGTGAGCGGCGAGATGTAGGAGTAGACGGCGAACATGCCGCCGAACCCGATCATGCCGGTGACCAGCGCGAACCACACCTGCGGGCGGCGGAACGCGCGGAGTTCGGCGCCGATGCCGGCGTCACGGGGAGCGGGCACGCGGGGCAGCCACCGGGCCACTGCCACCGCAGTGGCGAGCGCGATCACCGCCACCGCGAAGTACGCGACCCGCCACCCGATCTGCTGACCGGCGGCGGTCACCACCGGCACGCCGATCAGGTTGGCCAGCGTCAGCCCGACCATGATCCGGGCGACCGCCGTGCCACGTCGTTCCGGCGGCACGAGGGTGGTGGCGACGACGGCGGCGATGCCGAAGAACGCGCCGTGCGGCAGACCGGCCACGAACCGTGCCGTCATCAGCAGGGTGGTGTTCGGCGCCATGGCGGACAGGCCGTTGCCGAGGGCCAACGCGATCGTGAGGCCGATCAGCAGACCCTTGCGCGGCAGCTTCGCGGCCAGTCCGGCGATGAGCGGCGCGCCGACCACGACGCCGAGCGCGTAGAGGCTGATCGCGTGGCCGGCGGTGGGGATCGAGATGCCGAACGTGTCCGCCATCTGCGGCAGCAGACCCATGGTGGCGAACTCGGTGGTGCCGATGGCGAAGCCGCCCATCGCCAGCGCGAACATCGCCGCGCCACCGTTGATCCGACGGGTCGCGGCGGGCTCGACGGTCGTCGCCGTCATCTGGGCTCCTGTCGTCTGTCCCGAGTCGACAGTGACCGCGCGACTTGATTAGCTACCGAAACGATTTTACGGTCGAGTCCCCGCCGGGTCGCATCGTGCGCGCGTGCCTCTGCTCACACGGTGCGACCTGCCTGAGGGATGTCGAGCGCGGTGCCGTACAGGCGGGAAGCGCGGAGGGTGATCGCCAGACGGCGGTCTGGTTCCGGCTCGCCGTCCGTCTCCGCCTCGACCAGTTCCGCATCGCCCTCGACCACGGCGAACGACCACACGTCCGGCCCGCTGACGTGCAGCGACACCCGCGGGTTGGTGCGGATCTGGCGGGCTTTGAGGCGGTCCGCCGTGGTGGAGACGCGGATCGTGCGTTTCTCCGGGTCCCACTGGTACAGCACCGTGGACAGGTGCGGCTGCCCGCTGCGCTTCACGGTCGCCAGCACCCCGAACTGCTGTGCCCCGATCAGGGCCACCAGCTCGTCATCGGTGAGGGTGCGCGGTGCGGGGCCTGCGTTGACGGTCATGTCGATCTCCTCGGTCAGACTGGGGGTGGGTCAGGCAGTGGGGCGCTTGCGCAGAACGGTCAGCGTGACCACGAACGCGGCGGCGAGCAGGGCGGCGGCGATGGTGAAGGCGACGTGGTACCCGGCGGTCAGGGCGGCGGGCTCGGCGAGGCCCGACGCCAAGTCCTCCTCGGTGCGGGCGGCGGCGAGGGTGGACAGGACGGCCACGCCCACGGCCATGCCGACCTGCTGCGTGGTGTTGAACAGGCCGGACACCAGTCCGGCGTCATCCGGCTTGGCGTCGGACATGCCCAGCGAGGTCAGGGCCGGCAGCACCAGGCCGCCACCGGCGATCAGCAGCATGACCGGCAGAAGATCGGTCACGTAGTCCGCGTCCACCGGAACCATCGTGAGCTTGAGCATCGCCCCGAATAGCAGCACCAGCCCGGCCAGCAGCACCGCACGCTCACCGAACCGCGTGTTCAAGCGGGCCGAGACGAACAACGACACACCGCCGATGGCCACGGCCGCCGGCAGCATCGCCAAACCGGTCGCCAAAGCGCTGTAGTGCAACACCTTCTGCATGAAGAGCGCCACGATGATCTGGAACGCGAACATCGCCGACAGCGTCAGGATCTGCACCAGGTTCGCCCCGATGACGTTCCGCGAACGCAGGATCCGCAGCGGCATCAACGGCGTCTTCGCGGTCGCCTGCCGAACGGCGAACCCGGCCAGCAGGACGAAGGCCAGCGCGCCGAGGCCGAGAGTGTGCGGAGCCGTCCACCCGTGCTGCTCGACCTTCACCACGGTGTAGATGCCGAGCATCAACCCACTCGTCACCAAAGCCGCGCCCAGCACGTCCGCGCCGGCGGCCAGACCCCTGCCCCGGTCGGACGGCAGCACGCGCACCGCCAGGGCGATCGTGGCCAAGCCGATCGGCAGGTTGATGAAGAAGATCCAGTGCCAGCTCAGCGCGTCGGTGAGCACTCCGCCCAGCACCTGCCCGATGGACGCCCCGGCCGCGCCGGTGAAGCTGAAGACGCCGATCGCCTTGGCCCGTTCGCGGGGATCGGTGAACAGCGTCACGAGGATGCCCAGCACGACCGCCGACGCCATCGCGCTGCCCGCGCCCTGGAGGAACCGCGCGGCGATCAGCAGACCCGGCGTCGTCGCCGCGCCCGCGAGCAGCGACGCGGCGGTGAACACGGCGTTCCCCGCCACGAACATCGCCTTGCGGCCGATCAGGTCACCGAGCCGCCCGGCCAGCAGCAACAGGCCGCCGAACGCGATCAGGTAGGCGTTGACCGTCCAGCTCAGGCCGGCGGGGGAGAAGCCCAGGTCCCGCTGGATGGCGGGCATGGCGACCGTGACGATGCTGCCGTCCAGGATCGTCATCAGCATCGCCGCGGACAGCACGACCAGTGCCGTCCAGCGGTTGGAGCGAGGTGGCGCGAGCGGTGTTCCGAGCGTGGACGACATGGTTCTCCCCTGTCCGAGTGGCGACAGGAGGAACCGTAGCGGATAGTTTTGTTACAGACAATCTCTCTCGGATCTACCTGGTGCTCTCGCGGGCCCGACGAGCCGTCTGCGGTGATGCGACAGGGGTGGAGAGATGGCCCGTGACCAGCAGGTTCATCGCGTGGAGGAGGGCGTCACGGTCCTTCTTCGGCAGTGATTCCAGAGCGGCCCGGTGCACGCCGTCCACGACCTGCTGGCTGCGCTTCGCCAGCTCCGCGCCCTTCTCGGTGACCGCGACGATCCGGGCCCGCCGATCGGTGCTGGACGGCCGCCGTTCGGCGAGCCCGGCCTGCTCCAGCGCGTCGACCGTGACGACCATCGTGGTCTTGTCCATGTCGCCGATCTCGGCCAACTGGAT
This is a stretch of genomic DNA from Saccharothrix ecbatanensis. It encodes these proteins:
- a CDS encoding helix-turn-helix transcriptional regulator — protein: MTSTPAATQHLRDLALLRRVRDRIDRDYAQPLDVEALARGVNVSAGHLSRQFRRAYGESPYSYLMTRRIERAMALLRRGDLSVTEVCFAVGCSSLGTFSTRFTELVGVPPSAYRRQEPPPTAGIPSCVEKQVSRPVRNREAPAQSLT
- a CDS encoding sigma-70 family RNA polymerase sigma factor, translated to MSEVFPTSSAAPDLTRAQEGDGDAFTRLVEPLRRELHAHCYRMLGSTHDADDALQDALLRAWRGLARFEGRSSLRSWLYTVATRTCLDTVESRGRRAMPVDLGPSSERAMIGDAPSTDVAWLGPYPDSGLPDGSYTQRESVELAFVAALQHLPGNQRAALLLFEVLGFSVAEIAAMMNTSTTSVNSALARARRIVTEKVPSRTQQQTLRRIGDARLRQVVTSFSTALERGDADALVALLTEDVTWSMPPLPHWYRGIEAVADFVVRVPIGGCEAWRHIATSANGQPAVGCYMWDEGAGTHLAWAINVLTLRDDRISEVTSFVGPEHFPAFDLPPSVP
- a CDS encoding alpha/beta fold hydrolase, translated to MTQSATIDTLRVPDALLHYEVRGHGPLVVLVAAPMDARSFEPLADLLAVDHTVLTTDPRGINRSKVDDPDRDATPELRADDLARLITHLDAGPAAVLGSSGGAVSVLALAQAHPELLHTVISHEPPLDRLVEDGEQLLAQTDEMIATYLAGDTMGAWKRFMTIANIQMPDEVIEHMFGGERDPQDVADEHFQYAHMLRPTVQWMPDFDALRSAGARIVVGIGEDSGEELCERTSIALAKGLGIEPTRFPGGHIGFAEDPERFAARMREVVQSD
- a CDS encoding MFS transporter → MTATTVEPAATRRINGGAAMFALAMGGFAIGTTEFATMGLLPQMADTFGISIPTAGHAISLYALGVVVGAPLIAGLAAKLPRKGLLIGLTIALALGNGLSAMAPNTTLLMTARFVAGLPHGAFFGIAAVVATTLVPPERRGTAVARIMVGLTLANLIGVPVVTAAGQQIGWRVAYFAVAVIALATAVAVARWLPRVPAPRDAGIGAELRAFRRPQVWFALVTGMIGFGGMFAVYSYISPLTTEVTGLSSAAVPWILAVFGLGMTIGATVGGRFVDWSVMGTVFGAMSAVTVVLVLFALTATSPVMAFGTVFLLGLVSQILASALQVRLMDASPDAPSLASSSNHSALNIANGAGAWLGGLAIGAGWGFTSTAWVGVALSLAGLAVAGLSVLVDHRRLTA
- a CDS encoding pyridoxamine 5'-phosphate oxidase family protein, whose product is MTVNAGPAPRTLTDDELVALIGAQQFGVLATVKRSGQPHLSTVLYQWDPEKRTIRVSTTADRLKARQIRTNPRVSLHVSGPDVWSFAVVEGDAELVEAETDGEPEPDRRLAITLRASRLYGTALDIPQAGRTV
- a CDS encoding MFS transporter is translated as MSSTLGTPLAPPRSNRWTALVVLSAAMLMTILDGSIVTVAMPAIQRDLGFSPAGLSWTVNAYLIAFGGLLLLAGRLGDLIGRKAMFVAGNAVFTAASLLAGAATTPGLLIAARFLQGAGSAMASAVVLGILVTLFTDPRERAKAIGVFSFTGAAGASIGQVLGGVLTDALSWHWIFFINLPIGLATIALAVRVLPSDRGRGLAAGADVLGAALVTSGLMLGIYTVVKVEQHGWTAPHTLGLGALAFVLLAGFAVRQATAKTPLMPLRILRSRNVIGANLVQILTLSAMFAFQIIVALFMQKVLHYSALATGLAMLPAAVAIGGVSLFVSARLNTRFGERAVLLAGLVLLFGAMLKLTMVPVDADYVTDLLPVMLLIAGGGLVLPALTSLGMSDAKPDDAGLVSGLFNTTQQVGMAVGVAVLSTLAAARTEEDLASGLAEPAALTAGYHVAFTIAAALLAAAFVVTLTVLRKRPTA
- a CDS encoding MarR family winged helix-turn-helix transcriptional regulator, with the translated sequence MSAMAPARTESDLSFLLDHAGHVLRTQMAAALAEIGLTARMHCVLVHALEEERTQIQLAEIGDMDKTTMVVTVDALEQAGLAERRPSSTDRRARIVAVTEKGAELAKRSQQVVDGVHRAALESLPKKDRDALLHAMNLLVTGHLSTPVASPQTARRARESTR